A genomic region of Runella rosea contains the following coding sequences:
- a CDS encoding HU domain-containing protein: protein MKDMISVLDYTRKLLFEHDCVVLPDLGGFLVYFSHAFYSEQNALYHAPQKRVAFNEALKLDDGLLAHYLTINEQISREEAQKRIRKFVEDIKQSIQENGSFMLEGIGSLANNEEGKLQFEPLTLVNFYAESYGLKSIHVNQVDPALKVAETADAYNWTETDRAAKELTYELPRRRRSRVGMYIGGLLIAGCALVAGITQLPSESLKSSLNPFDLVPAVKAWFATDIKPNTVKIQSSVPQEAAALPVENEAVTPNESIPGVVVAPKEVKETAVVKKEVVVKPATDLPASISYKSDEKADFLVIAGGFSNIENARKLEQKLQRNGYENAHILNPEPTDGKLIIVAAIGCENSKKAKLQLARVSLLSGANAYVFRQ, encoded by the coding sequence ATGAAAGATATGATATCGGTATTGGATTATACCCGAAAATTACTTTTCGAACACGACTGTGTTGTTCTGCCTGACTTAGGCGGGTTTTTAGTGTATTTTAGCCACGCTTTTTACAGTGAGCAAAATGCACTTTACCACGCACCCCAAAAAAGGGTAGCCTTCAACGAAGCGCTCAAATTGGACGATGGATTATTGGCGCATTACCTGACCATCAATGAGCAAATCTCCCGCGAAGAAGCGCAGAAACGAATTCGGAAATTTGTGGAAGACATCAAACAGTCCATTCAGGAGAATGGGAGTTTTATGTTGGAGGGCATAGGAAGTCTGGCCAATAATGAGGAAGGTAAACTCCAATTTGAACCTTTGACCTTGGTTAATTTCTACGCCGAGAGTTACGGTTTGAAATCCATCCATGTCAATCAGGTCGATCCCGCATTGAAAGTTGCCGAAACTGCTGATGCCTACAACTGGACCGAGACGGACCGTGCGGCTAAGGAGCTAACGTATGAGTTGCCCCGTCGTCGTCGCTCACGCGTCGGAATGTACATCGGAGGACTTTTGATTGCAGGTTGTGCGTTGGTGGCGGGTATTACGCAGTTACCTTCCGAAAGTTTGAAGTCGAGCCTCAATCCTTTTGACCTTGTTCCTGCCGTGAAGGCGTGGTTTGCAACTGATATAAAACCTAACACTGTTAAAATCCAGTCTTCAGTACCCCAAGAGGCAGCGGCTTTACCCGTTGAAAATGAGGCTGTAACGCCTAATGAATCTATTCCTGGTGTCGTAGTTGCACCGAAAGAAGTGAAAGAAACCGCCGTCGTTAAAAAAGAAGTAGTAGTGAAACCTGCCACCGATTTACCCGCCTCAATTTCTTATAAATCGGATGAAAAAGCTGACTTTTTGGTGATTGCAGGCGGATTTTCAAACATTGAAAACGCCCGTAAACTTGAGCAAAAATTACAGCGTAACGGATACGAAAATGCCCACATTCTTAACCCTGAACCCACCGATGGTAAATTAATCATTGTGGCGGCGATTGGGTGTGAGAATTCCAAAAAAGCAAAATTACAATTAGCGCGGGTAAGTCTCCTTTCGGGAGCCAATGCCTACGTATTTCGTCAATAA
- a CDS encoding TonB-dependent receptor, whose product MKKILVSLLVSQSLYSLLSQDAFAQKPTGEIDSQTFEIEKKKKIELPPANRLYNKLQPFTNEEDDRKLNYEFRAPKLTLGAPKMTPNVLPVNGNEKPEEDGNLQNYVKLGGGNYGKLYGEGFMGGHTEDLGYDVHFKHLSNQTGPVDGKNSANSENRLKINGQYLGSTFKLGGTLFYDRDNYYFYANRNQPNAEVQKANIRQTLNTFGLQVGFENIDNNKFIDYALKTSLYRLSDRYNAGETDWGTNFSGSIPITENIFALLNADAFVSQRVDAETFKRNLFSIKPAFKFAYNAFTVTAAFKAVNETDDRLKINRTVGFPQLEVDAVPFNGVHIFAGYGGDMSRNTLRSLLGENRWLAPNVTIANTERSRDIYGGLKGELGPSFQFEGKVSYALFKNFYGFNNDWLDSTKFAVVYDADYINVLTVSAQVGYQYQNIVRSTLRGDFYDYGVKRLEQPWGRPTTTVTWNNHFVFSKKMFATIDAYYIGGIKNRNFLTGKTVALKPIVDLNLKVDYLLTRNFSIFASVNNLLGKSYERYLYYPQQGLNFLAGLSLQF is encoded by the coding sequence ATGAAAAAAATACTCGTATCGCTCTTAGTCAGCCAGTCACTATATAGCCTTCTTTCACAAGACGCCTTTGCCCAGAAACCAACGGGAGAGATTGACAGTCAGACGTTTGAAATTGAAAAAAAGAAAAAAATTGAATTGCCACCGGCCAACCGCCTCTACAATAAACTGCAGCCGTTTACCAACGAGGAGGACGATCGAAAGTTAAATTATGAATTTCGCGCGCCCAAACTTACCCTTGGTGCCCCCAAGATGACCCCCAATGTGTTGCCTGTCAACGGAAATGAGAAACCCGAAGAAGACGGTAACCTGCAAAATTACGTAAAACTCGGCGGGGGCAATTACGGTAAGTTGTACGGCGAAGGGTTCATGGGTGGCCATACCGAAGACTTAGGGTATGATGTTCATTTTAAGCATCTTTCCAATCAAACGGGACCCGTAGACGGGAAAAATTCGGCCAATAGTGAGAACCGCTTGAAAATCAACGGACAGTATCTGGGCAGTACTTTCAAGTTGGGGGGGACGCTGTTTTATGACCGCGACAATTACTATTTTTACGCCAACCGCAACCAACCCAACGCCGAAGTTCAAAAGGCAAACATTCGCCAAACGCTCAACACCTTTGGTCTTCAGGTAGGATTTGAAAATATTGACAACAACAAATTCATTGACTACGCGCTCAAAACCTCTTTGTATCGCCTGAGTGACCGTTACAATGCAGGTGAAACCGACTGGGGAACCAATTTCTCGGGCTCGATTCCGATTACTGAAAACATATTTGCGTTGCTGAACGCCGATGCATTTGTTTCGCAGCGGGTCGATGCCGAAACATTTAAGCGTAACTTGTTCAGCATCAAGCCAGCGTTCAAATTTGCGTATAATGCGTTCACGGTAACGGCGGCATTCAAAGCCGTCAACGAAACCGACGACCGCCTTAAGATTAACCGTACCGTCGGATTTCCTCAGTTGGAAGTGGATGCCGTTCCCTTCAACGGAGTACACATTTTTGCAGGTTACGGGGGAGATATGAGTCGTAACACGCTCCGCTCTTTATTGGGCGAAAACCGTTGGTTAGCCCCCAATGTGACCATTGCCAATACCGAACGAAGCCGAGACATCTACGGCGGATTAAAAGGTGAATTGGGGCCTTCGTTCCAGTTTGAAGGAAAAGTATCTTACGCGTTGTTTAAGAATTTTTACGGATTCAACAACGATTGGCTTGATTCGACCAAGTTTGCCGTTGTGTATGATGCTGATTACATCAACGTGCTGACGGTTTCGGCCCAGGTAGGCTATCAATACCAAAACATTGTTCGTTCTACCCTTCGCGGCGATTTTTATGATTACGGGGTCAAACGTCTCGAACAGCCTTGGGGGCGTCCAACGACCACGGTTACGTGGAATAATCACTTTGTTTTCAGCAAAAAAATGTTCGCAACCATCGACGCCTATTATATCGGCGGGATCAAAAATCGGAACTTCTTGACGGGGAAAACCGTAGCCTTGAAACCCATTGTGGATTTGAATTTGAAGGTGGATTATCTGCTGACACGTAACTTTTCAATTTTTGCTTCTGTCAACAATTTGTTGGGCAAAAGCTACGAGCGGTATTTATATTACCCGCAGCAGGGTCTTAATTTCTTAGCTGGATTATCGCTCCAGTTCTAA